In one window of Synechococcus sp. M16CYN DNA:
- a CDS encoding ABC transporter permease has protein sequence MNSPLSPVATSAQAPRALAELTQETIALTRRLFLQLTRRPSTLVAGVLQPLIWLVLFGALFANAPEGLLPDGMSYGSFLGAGVVAFTAFSGALNAGLPVMFDREFGFLNRLLVAPLRSRTSIVLASVIYITALSLFQSLAIMVTAKYLGYGWPGGVGLILVMATLLLLILAVTALSLGLAFALPGHIELIAVIFVVNLPLLFASTALAPLSFMPVWLGWLAVLNPLTFAIEPIRAAYRGPLNLSEVILEAPYGNLTGQTCLLVLSVFAIGLFLLTRPLLNRKLS, from the coding sequence ATGAACTCCCCACTTTCCCCTGTAGCCACGTCAGCTCAAGCCCCTAGGGCTTTGGCGGAACTCACCCAGGAGACTATAGCCTTGACTCGTCGTCTGTTTTTACAGTTGACCCGTCGTCCCTCCACCCTGGTAGCCGGAGTTCTTCAACCATTAATTTGGTTGGTTCTGTTTGGTGCGCTATTCGCTAATGCACCGGAGGGACTGCTGCCTGACGGGATGAGTTATGGAAGCTTTCTCGGTGCCGGAGTCGTTGCGTTTACCGCATTCAGTGGAGCTCTAAACGCTGGGCTTCCCGTGATGTTTGACCGAGAGTTCGGCTTCCTGAATCGACTGTTGGTAGCCCCATTGCGAAGCCGTACTTCAATCGTACTGGCTTCGGTGATTTACATCACAGCTCTGAGCTTGTTCCAGAGCCTAGCTATCATGGTCACCGCAAAATACCTTGGATACGGTTGGCCTGGCGGAGTTGGCCTTATCCTAGTGATGGCTACACTGTTACTGTTAATCCTCGCTGTAACAGCGTTGAGTCTTGGCTTGGCCTTTGCACTTCCTGGGCATATAGAATTAATTGCGGTAATTTTCGTAGTGAATCTGCCGTTACTCTTTGCAAGCACGGCGCTCGCACCCTTGTCTTTTATGCCAGTTTGGTTGGGCTGGCTTGCAGTCCTAAACCCACTCACCTTCGCAATAGAGCCCATACGCGCCGCCTATCGTGGTCCTCTTAACCTTTCGGAGGTTATTCTTGAGGCTCCCTACGGAAATCTCACAGGCCAAACCTGTTTGCTAGTCCTATCGGTTTTTGCCATCGGGTTATTTCTCTTAACTCGTCCTCTGCTTAATCGCAAGCTCTCCTAA
- a CDS encoding ABC transporter ATP-binding protein has protein sequence MAMIELRQLSKTYGAVSALSNLDMTVPEACLYGLLGPNGAGKTTVLRILTTLLSPDSGSVHVAGVDALQNPKEVRCLLGYVAQEVAIDKVLSGRELLQFQGDIYHLKRRDRDYQIDALIDRLNMKPWIDRRCGTYSGGMRRRLDLAAGLLHRPRLLVLDEPTVGLDIESRSVIWQLLNQLVEDGTSVLLSSHYLEEIEALADRIAIIDAGTVIAEGTPAALKQCLGGDRVTLRIREFSDAQEAARVCAILKSVEGVRQVVINRAQGFSLNLVIEGELVIERLRHSLNSAGISIFALTQSRPSLDDVYLQATGCTLMDAELAIAGQRDIKQEKRQSM, from the coding sequence ATGGCGATGATTGAGTTGAGGCAGCTCTCCAAAACCTATGGAGCGGTAAGTGCCCTCAGCAATCTTGATATGACTGTCCCGGAAGCTTGTCTTTATGGGTTGCTCGGTCCTAACGGAGCTGGAAAAACCACTGTGTTGCGTATCCTTACCACCCTTTTATCTCCCGACAGTGGTTCTGTGCACGTGGCTGGCGTGGATGCTCTGCAAAATCCAAAAGAGGTTCGCTGTTTGCTGGGTTATGTCGCCCAGGAAGTAGCGATTGATAAAGTTCTTAGCGGTCGTGAGCTCCTACAATTCCAAGGAGATATATATCATCTGAAGCGGCGAGACCGTGATTATCAGATTGATGCTTTAATTGACCGACTCAACATGAAGCCGTGGATTGATCGCCGCTGCGGTACGTACTCTGGTGGAATGCGGCGGCGTTTAGATCTAGCCGCCGGCCTTTTGCATCGTCCGCGGCTTCTAGTGCTGGATGAGCCCACTGTAGGCCTTGATATTGAAAGCCGTAGCGTAATCTGGCAGTTATTGAATCAGCTGGTTGAGGATGGCACTAGCGTTCTGCTAAGTAGTCACTATCTTGAGGAAATTGAAGCCTTAGCCGATCGAATAGCGATCATAGATGCCGGAACTGTGATTGCTGAAGGTACTCCTGCGGCGTTAAAGCAATGCTTGGGAGGGGACCGCGTCACTCTCCGGATCCGTGAATTCAGCGATGCTCAGGAAGCGGCACGTGTCTGTGCCATCCTTAAATCAGTCGAGGGCGTGCGTCAGGTCGTAATCAACCGTGCCCAAGGTTTTTCGTTAAACTTGGTCATTGAGGGTGAGTTGGTGATCGAGCGCCTACGTCATTCGCTTAACAGTGCTGGTATTTCCATATTTGCTTTGACCCAAAGTCGTCCCAGCCTTGATGACGTTTACCTTCAAGCAACTGGATGCACCCTGATGGACGCCGAACTAGCCATTGCTGGGCAGCGAGATATCAAGCAAGAAAAGCGTCAATCCATGTGA
- a CDS encoding heme o synthase, with the protein MAEVTTTASFTRAEIVPSRKRVKLPAWLEVAKPRLIPLLLATTLAGMALTEGWPLSSPRLVCTLGGGALASAAAGVLNCLWEQDLDSRMNRTSDRALPSGRLSPTTAFTGAIACTLAAAMLLISGVNCLAAGLSLLGLCIYVLLYTALLKPRTTQNIVIGGLAGAIPPLVGAAAATGHIGLSGWWLFALVMVWTPAHFWALALLLREDYRAVGIPMLPSVRGPVVTAKAISRYGWATALLSGFGILALPTGGIFYGLMLLPYNGRLLQLVHRLEADSGSLTNAKNLFRWSILYLFGICLLLILSRLDLVARLDQQVIFILNVYRPYLSPL; encoded by the coding sequence ATGGCTGAAGTAACCACGACCGCTAGTTTCACCAGAGCAGAAATTGTACCGTCTCGCAAGCGTGTAAAGCTTCCGGCCTGGCTGGAGGTCGCCAAACCGCGACTCATCCCACTTCTTTTAGCTACCACACTGGCCGGAATGGCCTTGACCGAAGGGTGGCCACTTTCTTCCCCTCGTTTGGTGTGCACCCTTGGCGGTGGCGCTTTGGCTTCGGCTGCCGCCGGAGTTCTGAATTGCCTATGGGAACAAGATCTGGATAGCCGAATGAACCGTACAAGCGACCGTGCGTTGCCATCGGGACGCCTATCTCCAACTACCGCATTCACTGGGGCCATCGCTTGCACGCTAGCAGCAGCAATGCTTTTGATAAGTGGCGTGAACTGTCTTGCTGCAGGCTTATCTCTTTTGGGTCTTTGCATTTATGTGCTGCTCTATACAGCTCTACTCAAACCGCGAACCACACAAAACATTGTTATCGGTGGCCTTGCAGGAGCGATTCCACCCCTGGTCGGTGCTGCAGCAGCAACAGGGCATATCGGCCTAAGTGGATGGTGGTTGTTTGCATTGGTTATGGTTTGGACTCCTGCTCACTTCTGGGCTCTGGCGTTATTACTACGGGAAGACTACCGCGCTGTGGGAATTCCGATGCTGCCTTCGGTGAGGGGGCCTGTTGTAACAGCAAAAGCGATCAGTCGGTATGGCTGGGCCACAGCTCTCTTAAGTGGATTTGGGATTCTGGCGCTTCCCACCGGTGGCATTTTTTATGGCCTAATGTTGTTGCCTTACAACGGCCGCTTGCTGCAGTTGGTGCATCGTTTGGAGGCTGATTCTGGCAGCCTGACTAATGCCAAGAACCTCTTCCGCTGGTCAATCCTTTATCTATTCGGTATTTGTCTCCTTCTTATATTGAGCCGATTAGATTTGGTCGCTCGGCTCGATCAGCAGGTAATTTTTATACTGAATGTATATAGGCCCTATCTGAGTCCTCTCTAG
- a CDS encoding COX15/CtaA family protein — translation MTTFTLSIVRQQLARLSAHLVVALVALIVIGGATRVMEAGLACPDWPLCYGTLLPYRQMNTQVFLEWFHRLDALIVGIALLVLAVVSLIWRRLLPRWLPWVSFVLVVMVALQGCLGALTVLQLLPSGIVTAHLLLALTLVAILSGITQCLQQPAAIPAPLWWRSFSLLALVAVMGQCLFGARIATTWATQICLTRGDTCNWVALHRSTAILVAGAVLLFVAQALLADGWTRQQWPFLSTAVVLLAGQAGLGAATLHFGLSQPLITTAHQLLAAVLVAVLAALAARRPEPPSVTPFIVEGSTLETCHG, via the coding sequence ATGACGACTTTCACTTTATCAATTGTGCGGCAGCAGCTGGCTCGGCTCTCAGCTCATCTCGTCGTGGCTCTCGTAGCACTCATCGTGATCGGTGGAGCGACGCGCGTAATGGAAGCTGGTCTGGCCTGTCCAGATTGGCCACTCTGTTATGGAACTCTTCTGCCGTACAGGCAGATGAACACTCAAGTGTTTCTCGAGTGGTTTCACAGGCTCGATGCCCTCATAGTTGGTATCGCATTGCTTGTGTTGGCAGTCGTTTCTCTGATTTGGAGACGACTACTTCCGCGGTGGCTCCCGTGGGTAAGTTTCGTCTTGGTTGTAATGGTGGCCCTGCAGGGTTGCCTCGGTGCCCTCACCGTGTTGCAACTGCTGCCATCGGGGATTGTTACAGCACATCTGCTACTAGCTTTAACCTTAGTAGCGATCTTGAGTGGAATTACTCAGTGTTTGCAGCAACCCGCTGCAATTCCTGCTCCACTCTGGTGGCGTAGTTTCTCTCTACTGGCTTTGGTCGCTGTTATGGGCCAGTGCTTGTTCGGTGCCCGCATAGCAACGACTTGGGCTACCCAGATTTGCCTGACCAGAGGAGATACCTGCAATTGGGTTGCACTGCACCGCTCCACCGCAATACTGGTCGCAGGGGCAGTGTTGCTGTTCGTAGCCCAGGCCTTGCTTGCCGACGGCTGGACCCGTCAGCAATGGCCCTTCTTATCGACAGCTGTCGTTCTTTTGGCTGGCCAAGCAGGTCTCGGGGCAGCCACTTTACATTTCGGGTTATCTCAGCCCCTGATCACGACTGCCCATCAGCTGTTAGCGGCAGTTTTGGTAGCGGTGCTGGCGGCACTCGCGGCCCGACGCCCTGAACCACCTTCCGTCACTCCCTTCATTGTTGAGGGATCCACCTTGGAGACCTGTCATGGCTGA
- a CDS encoding cytochrome c oxidase subunit II has protein sequence MQIPSTILTLVLGMVLVIGGLWIGQTINFLPTEASLNALIYDQLFRVLFTIGAILFVGIVGLLVFSLIRFRRKNNYIGDGVAIEGNLPLEIFWTAVPAVVVLFVGLYSYDIYDRMGGIVPLAHDHVNETQEQKIWGGVGSRSIDSETVSNVLSIEVTAMQFAFLFHYPDGNITTGELHVPADRTITLRMESKDVIHAFWVPEFRLKQDIIPGQPTQLSFTATRPGRYPIVCAELCGPYHGSMRSAVVVEEPDAWQSWFSSNTKLT, from the coding sequence GTGCAGATCCCGTCCACCATTCTTACACTTGTGCTAGGGATGGTTTTAGTCATCGGAGGATTGTGGATTGGACAAACAATCAATTTTCTGCCTACGGAAGCTAGTCTCAATGCTCTGATTTACGACCAACTTTTCCGGGTTCTTTTCACGATTGGAGCAATTTTATTTGTAGGCATTGTTGGACTCCTCGTCTTTAGCTTGATTCGTTTTCGACGAAAAAATAATTACATTGGTGATGGAGTTGCTATCGAAGGTAACCTTCCCCTAGAAATTTTCTGGACGGCGGTTCCTGCGGTTGTAGTGTTATTTGTGGGTTTATATAGTTATGATATCTACGATCGAATGGGAGGCATAGTTCCCTTAGCTCATGACCACGTGAATGAAACACAAGAACAAAAGATTTGGGGAGGGGTTGGCTCAAGATCAATAGACTCGGAAACGGTCTCCAACGTTTTGTCAATTGAAGTAACGGCAATGCAATTCGCATTTTTATTTCACTATCCCGATGGAAATATCACTACAGGGGAACTGCACGTTCCGGCTGATCGTACAATCACACTCCGCATGGAATCAAAAGATGTCATTCATGCTTTTTGGGTGCCTGAGTTCCGCTTAAAGCAAGACATAATTCCTGGTCAGCCAACACAACTGAGCTTCACCGCGACTCGACCAGGTCGATATCCCATTGTTTGCGCAGAACTTTGCGGTCCTTACCACGGCAGCATGCGCTCTGCGGTTGTTGTAGAAGAGCCAGATGCTTGGCAAAGCTGGTTCAGTAGTAACACGAAACTAACCTAA
- the ctaD gene encoding cytochrome c oxidase subunit I codes for MTATIASRGTGPRPRLQPTGWLRYFSFSVDHKVIGLQYLVCGFVFYLVGGALAGAIRTELISPVADFMARDVYNQVLTLHGTVMIFLWIVPVVNGAFGNYLIPFYVGARDMAFPRLNAVAFWLIPPAGLLLVASYFITGAAQSGWTAYPPLSVTTPATGQIIWILSVLLLGGSSIFGGINFIATILKLRQPGLKLMQMPMYCWAMLGTSILVIASTPVLAGTLVLLSFDIVAHTGFFNPALGGNVVVYQHLFWFYSHPAVYIMVLPAFGLVSEILPVHARKPLFGYVTMVYSIMGIVVLGLIVWAHHMFTSGTPPWMRLFFTIATTFIAVPTGIKFFNWLATLWGGRISLNSAVLFSCGFIVNFVLGGITGVALAQVPFDIHVHDTYFVVAHFHYIVFGGSVFIIFASVYHWYPKFTGRMLNEDLGRFHCMLTFIGFNLCFGPQHWLGLNGMPRRVSEYDPQFTLINQISSVGALLMAISTLPFLWNVIQSAISGKIAGDNPWNALTPEWLTSSPPPVQNWAGETPLVEEPYGYGVPINAIDLSATSGRDLWRSGK; via the coding sequence ATGACTGCCACCATCGCCTCTCGCGGAACAGGGCCCCGACCAAGATTACAGCCAACGGGTTGGCTGAGATACTTTAGCTTCAGCGTTGATCACAAAGTAATTGGACTGCAATATCTTGTGTGTGGATTTGTTTTTTATCTGGTCGGCGGCGCCCTTGCTGGAGCAATTCGCACTGAGCTTATTAGTCCTGTAGCCGACTTTATGGCACGCGATGTTTATAACCAAGTGTTGACTTTACATGGTACAGTGATGATATTTCTCTGGATTGTTCCGGTTGTCAATGGTGCTTTTGGAAACTATTTGATTCCATTTTATGTCGGTGCACGCGATATGGCTTTTCCGCGTCTTAATGCAGTGGCTTTTTGGTTAATCCCACCAGCAGGCTTACTTTTAGTCGCTAGTTATTTCATTACCGGGGCAGCCCAATCAGGTTGGACTGCTTATCCACCGCTTAGCGTTACTACACCTGCCACAGGACAAATTATCTGGATTCTTAGTGTCTTGTTACTTGGCGGTAGTTCAATTTTTGGTGGAATTAATTTCATCGCCACAATTTTAAAATTACGTCAGCCAGGACTTAAACTCATGCAGATGCCGATGTACTGCTGGGCAATGCTTGGAACCAGTATCCTTGTGATAGCATCTACGCCTGTCCTTGCAGGCACGTTAGTACTTCTAAGCTTTGATATTGTTGCGCATACTGGTTTTTTTAACCCGGCACTTGGGGGGAATGTCGTTGTATATCAACATTTGTTCTGGTTCTATTCTCATCCAGCGGTGTATATCATGGTCTTACCTGCCTTTGGCTTGGTAAGTGAAATCCTTCCGGTTCACGCTCGTAAGCCTCTTTTTGGCTACGTAACGATGGTTTATTCAATAATGGGGATTGTCGTTCTTGGATTAATCGTTTGGGCTCACCATATGTTCACTAGTGGTACTCCCCCCTGGATGCGTCTATTTTTTACCATTGCCACAACATTTATTGCTGTTCCAACAGGGATTAAATTTTTTAACTGGCTTGCCACTCTTTGGGGTGGTCGGATCAGTCTCAATAGTGCTGTTCTTTTTTCTTGTGGATTTATTGTAAATTTTGTGCTCGGCGGCATTACCGGAGTTGCTCTAGCTCAAGTGCCTTTTGATATACATGTGCACGATACTTATTTCGTTGTTGCACATTTTCACTACATCGTTTTCGGAGGTTCAGTCTTTATAATCTTTGCCTCGGTCTATCATTGGTATCCAAAGTTTACTGGACGCATGCTGAATGAAGATTTAGGCCGCTTCCACTGCATGCTCACCTTTATCGGTTTCAACCTTTGCTTTGGTCCCCAACACTGGCTCGGACTCAATGGTATGCCACGGCGCGTTTCGGAATACGACCCCCAATTCACTTTGATCAATCAGATCAGTTCAGTTGGAGCTTTGTTGATGGCTATCAGTACGCTTCCTTTCCTCTGGAACGTAATTCAGAGTGCCATTTCTGGAAAGATTGCAGGAGATAATCCTTGGAACGCATTAACGCCAGAATGGCTCACCAGTTCTCCCCCCCCGGTGCAAAACTGGGCTGGAGAAACACCTCTGGTAGAAGAACCTTACGGCTACGGCGTTCCTATCAATGCAATCGACCTATCTGCTACCAGCGGTCGTGATCTCTGGAGAAGTGGCAAATGA
- a CDS encoding cytochrome c oxidase subunit 3 codes for MTSTLPVQSKSADVKEQVEKQINKAHGDHRIFGLAIFLTADAMTFAGFFAAYLTFKAVNPLPEGTIYELELLLPTLNTVLLLVSSATFHSAGQAIRNSNHGRCRLWLLVTAALGIAFLTSQMFEYFTLPFGLTDNLYASTFFAATGFHGLHVTLGTLMIFIVWWQAREAGGRVTANNHFPLEAAELYWHFVDGIWVVLFVIFYLL; via the coding sequence ATGACTAGCACCCTTCCTGTTCAGTCCAAAAGCGCCGATGTAAAAGAACAGGTCGAGAAACAAATCAATAAGGCACATGGCGATCATCGCATATTTGGATTGGCAATCTTCCTAACGGCCGATGCCATGACATTTGCCGGCTTTTTTGCGGCTTACCTCACTTTTAAAGCAGTCAACCCTCTACCGGAAGGAACGATATACGAATTAGAACTCCTTCTGCCAACTCTCAACACTGTGCTGCTTTTAGTTAGTAGTGCTACATTCCACTCTGCAGGCCAAGCGATTCGCAACAGCAATCACGGCCGGTGTCGGCTTTGGTTACTAGTCACTGCAGCCTTAGGAATCGCATTCTTGACCAGTCAGATGTTTGAATACTTTACTCTCCCTTTTGGGCTTACAGATAACTTGTATGCCAGCACCTTCTTCGCTGCTACCGGTTTTCATGGTCTACATGTTACGCTTGGCACCCTCATGATTTTTATCGTGTGGTGGCAAGCGCGAGAGGCTGGGGGACGTGTAACCGCTAACAATCACTTCCCTTTGGAGGCTGCCGAGCTCTACTGGCATTTCGTTGATGGAATTTGGGTTGTTTTATTTGTGATATTTTATTTACTTTAG
- a CDS encoding AbrB family transcriptional regulator produces the protein MLVGKELLDKARSLSNRPEEDIARGCGYVGASGRLLKKSFYRALVEAKAKAQNWQLPKNTNSSATGTRGRQAEFRTRVHGNGNLLIGHAYTRQLGLEPGQEFRIELQEDDGSILLLQIDQDQP, from the coding sequence ATGCTGGTCGGCAAAGAGCTGCTAGATAAAGCCAGATCGCTCAGCAATCGACCGGAAGAGGACATTGCTCGCGGTTGTGGATATGTCGGTGCTAGCGGTCGACTCCTCAAAAAGAGTTTTTATCGAGCCCTAGTTGAAGCCAAAGCAAAGGCTCAGAACTGGCAACTACCAAAAAATACGAACTCCTCTGCGACAGGAACACGTGGACGCCAAGCAGAATTCCGTACCCGAGTCCATGGAAACGGGAATTTGCTTATTGGTCATGCTTATACACGCCAACTTGGGCTTGAACCTGGCCAAGAGTTTCGTATTGAATTGCAAGAGGACGATGGCTCGATTCTTCTTCTGCAGATCGATCAAGACCAGCCATGA
- a CDS encoding riboflavin synthase gives MFTGLVQSVGTIQRRSGSVVVTGCTPFAPLLLGDSIAVDGVCLTVAELVGDGFRADVSEETLHRTTLGRKSELGGIVNLEPALCFSDRLGGHLVSGHVDAPGKVIGLETLPQSWRLKIRWQEPRFGRYVCEKASIAVDGISLTVADCSDEGVTFSVAVISHTWNSTSLQKLIVGDQVNLEVDQLARYAELLLKGKASNDNPLTKETDLSAAWLAFHGWS, from the coding sequence ATGTTTACGGGACTTGTGCAGTCGGTGGGAACAATTCAGAGGCGCTCTGGATCAGTTGTAGTGACGGGTTGTACACCATTTGCACCCCTTTTGTTAGGTGACAGTATCGCTGTGGATGGGGTGTGCCTGACTGTAGCCGAACTAGTCGGAGACGGTTTTCGCGCTGATGTCAGTGAAGAAACGTTGCACCGAACCACCTTGGGCCGTAAATCAGAGTTAGGCGGAATCGTCAATTTAGAACCTGCCCTTTGTTTTAGTGATCGTCTTGGTGGCCATTTGGTGAGTGGTCACGTCGATGCCCCTGGCAAAGTAATCGGCCTTGAGACTTTGCCTCAATCTTGGCGTTTAAAAATACGCTGGCAGGAGCCACGCTTCGGTCGTTACGTGTGTGAAAAAGCCAGTATCGCTGTAGACGGTATCAGCCTCACCGTAGCCGATTGTAGCGATGAAGGAGTTACTTTTTCCGTGGCTGTGATTTCTCATACATGGAACTCAACGAGCCTGCAAAAGCTGATTGTTGGTGACCAGGTGAATCTCGAAGTCGACCAGCTTGCACGTTATGCAGAACTATTGTTGAAAGGAAAAGCTTCGAACGATAATCCTTTAACAAAGGAAACCGATCTTTCTGCTGCCTGGTTGGCTTTTCATGGCTGGTCTTGA
- a CDS encoding bifunctional nuclease family protein has product MVEMSVAGVALDAISRSPIVLLRDPSSRRQVPIWIDQSQAYNIMAGLQDIPPLRPLSHDLMATLLVVGGLKLDRVIVHSIEDNTFHAVLRLRIDSDDAELNNNEMEFIELDARPSDAIALAVRTGCSIWMLEEVVAEASIAVDAEADAEDQIAFNRFIDDLSPAALVRHLDKRGRSDQDPSDTNLPPSGE; this is encoded by the coding sequence ATGGTTGAGATGAGCGTCGCAGGTGTTGCTTTAGATGCCATCAGTCGAAGCCCGATCGTACTTCTCAGGGATCCCAGCAGTCGGCGTCAGGTCCCGATTTGGATCGATCAGTCGCAGGCCTACAACATCATGGCGGGCTTGCAAGACATACCTCCTTTACGGCCGCTGAGTCATGACCTCATGGCAACTCTCCTTGTAGTTGGCGGGCTGAAACTCGACCGCGTCATTGTGCATTCCATCGAAGACAATACATTTCATGCTGTACTACGACTTCGAATCGATTCGGACGACGCTGAACTTAACAACAATGAAATGGAATTTATTGAATTGGATGCCAGACCAAGTGATGCTATTGCCTTGGCTGTCCGAACCGGTTGTAGTATCTGGATGCTAGAGGAGGTAGTGGCTGAAGCATCGATTGCAGTCGATGCCGAAGCGGACGCCGAAGATCAAATCGCTTTTAATCGCTTTATTGACGATTTAAGCCCTGCTGCTCTCGTACGTCATTTGGATAAGCGAGGCAGGTCGGATCAGGACCCTTCAGACACCAACCTCCCCCCCTCAGGTGAGTGA
- a CDS encoding aldo/keto reductase, whose amino-acid sequence MKRRSFGQGRPVSLFTLGTMRALSSVEHMARVLEAAVDIGINHLETAPAYGPAEQFLGEALRSSSKIPQGNWVITSKLLPGLTFEEGQRQLNSILQRLGVKTLDNLAIHGINLPEHLDWVLQGDGAHLLDWALASGRVTQLGFSSHGSFALIKSALDCKRFSFCSLHLHLLDPQRLPLARWALNHGIGVMAISPADKGGRLQAPSATMRSDCYPVEPLALAYRYLLAQGVSTLTLGAAAPNDLSILKNLAQCDGPLNEQETKALRRLERLRKERLGNEFCKQCRGCLPCPNHVPIPDLLRLRNLAVGHDLVGYSQERYNLIGKAGHWWESVNASACKGCGDCLPRCPHQLDIPQLLADTHARLAAAPRRRLWG is encoded by the coding sequence GTGAAGCGCCGGTCATTTGGGCAGGGACGTCCCGTTAGCCTATTTACCCTGGGAACGATGCGGGCCTTGAGCTCCGTTGAGCACATGGCAAGGGTGCTCGAAGCCGCTGTCGATATTGGTATTAATCACTTAGAGACCGCCCCTGCTTATGGACCCGCAGAACAGTTTCTGGGAGAGGCACTAAGGAGCTCTTCAAAAATTCCCCAAGGCAATTGGGTGATTACAAGTAAACTTCTGCCGGGCCTTACCTTTGAAGAAGGTCAACGTCAACTGAATAGCATCCTTCAGCGACTTGGAGTCAAAACGCTTGACAATCTTGCGATTCATGGAATTAATCTTCCAGAACATTTAGATTGGGTCCTGCAGGGGGACGGAGCACATCTACTGGATTGGGCTCTTGCCAGTGGTCGTGTCACGCAGCTTGGGTTTAGCAGCCACGGAAGCTTCGCCTTGATTAAAAGCGCTTTGGATTGCAAGCGTTTCAGTTTTTGCAGTTTACATCTCCATCTTCTAGACCCTCAGCGGTTGCCCCTTGCGCGCTGGGCTTTGAACCACGGCATCGGAGTAATGGCAATTTCTCCAGCAGACAAAGGCGGACGGCTGCAAGCTCCAAGCGCTACTATGAGGAGCGACTGCTACCCTGTAGAACCCTTAGCTCTCGCTTATCGATACTTGTTGGCTCAGGGAGTTTCCACACTCACCCTGGGAGCAGCGGCTCCAAATGACTTATCAATTTTAAAAAATCTTGCCCAATGCGATGGACCCCTCAATGAGCAAGAAACCAAGGCGTTGCGAAGGTTGGAGCGACTTCGAAAGGAGCGCTTAGGTAATGAGTTCTGCAAGCAATGCCGTGGTTGTTTACCCTGTCCCAATCATGTACCAATACCTGATCTTCTAAGGCTACGCAATTTAGCTGTCGGTCATGACCTTGTTGGTTACAGCCAAGAGCGTTATAACCTCATCGGGAAAGCTGGGCACTGGTGGGAGAGTGTGAATGCCTCTGCATGTAAGGGTTGTGGCGATTGCCTACCTCGTTGCCCTCATCAGCTAGACATTCCCCAACTTTTAGCAGATACTCATGCGAGACTCGCCGCCGCACCTCGGCGGCGGTTATGGGGTTGA
- a CDS encoding ABC transporter substrate-binding protein translates to MPRRIGLMTTSLEWCSRKICRRHFLQIAGGASLVALAGCRRAVAAPQLLALSGILPKRWTTELPKPWQFITSKTLNQWTQADRNQADLLAFTDGWIESLSTVPLQPIAASPLRNRLDAAALRLLEALGPQESCVLPVGVSPWVMLVRQNAIVESIKMLGWEMLLDPHLQGRIILPASPLLVINLADRLEQKDALERLRRQVLTFDDRQAVNWLLKGVATVVVLPLQRCLPLLKQDPRVAAVLPAQGAPLNWTMLARPFGTQEPLPQEWVEQAWREPLRRRLLQFGWRAPLPTALLETDRQYLPERWHSLMLPPAKIWDLCWSLPRLKPEQQISLRERWQASTP, encoded by the coding sequence TTGCCCCGTAGAATCGGGCTTATGACCACATCTCTTGAGTGGTGTTCAAGGAAAATTTGCCGACGTCACTTTCTACAGATAGCAGGCGGGGCCAGCTTAGTAGCGTTGGCTGGCTGTCGCAGAGCTGTGGCTGCGCCACAGCTCTTAGCTCTTTCAGGAATTCTACCGAAACGTTGGACGACAGAGTTACCGAAACCATGGCAGTTCATCACATCCAAAACCTTAAATCAATGGACACAGGCAGATCGTAACCAAGCAGATCTCCTTGCTTTCACCGACGGTTGGATTGAATCTCTTTCAACAGTTCCATTGCAACCTATCGCAGCTTCCCCACTTCGGAACCGGCTCGATGCAGCTGCACTCAGGCTTCTGGAAGCATTAGGACCCCAGGAATCATGTGTTCTACCTGTTGGCGTAAGTCCTTGGGTGATGCTAGTTCGCCAGAACGCTATCGTGGAATCGATAAAAATGCTGGGTTGGGAGATGTTGCTGGATCCCCATCTGCAGGGACGAATTATACTTCCCGCTAGTCCACTACTGGTGATTAACCTGGCAGATCGATTGGAGCAAAAGGACGCCTTGGAACGCTTGCGTCGCCAGGTACTCACGTTCGACGATAGGCAAGCGGTAAATTGGTTGTTGAAGGGAGTGGCGACTGTAGTGGTGTTGCCCTTGCAGCGATGCTTACCCTTGCTCAAGCAAGATCCTCGAGTAGCGGCGGTTCTACCAGCTCAGGGGGCCCCTCTAAACTGGACTATGCTGGCAAGGCCATTCGGGACTCAGGAGCCATTGCCTCAAGAATGGGTAGAACAAGCGTGGCGCGAACCCTTGCGGCGACGTCTTTTACAGTTCGGCTGGCGTGCCCCTTTGCCCACCGCCTTACTTGAAACCGATCGCCAATATCTTCCTGAACGCTGGCACTCACTAATGCTACCACCAGCTAAGATTTGGGATTTATGTTGGTCACTTCCGAGGCTTAAGCCTGAGCAACAAATCAGTTTGCGGGAACGCTGGCAGGCGTCAACCCCATAA